A genomic window from Pyxicephalus adspersus chromosome 2, UCB_Pads_2.0, whole genome shotgun sequence includes:
- the LOC140324735 gene encoding gastrokine-1-like: MKTFIIFAALLGTLLANDNVDVNNSGNDGGNVHQTVNINNQDRIATINSLDGWNSWDCVGDYGQGVFATRLYGKKVCVVTKMDKTKFPSLETIKAAPQQSRVGATSSPFKYSLQHPVPIANIGIYGVHIEALCRGIPSYTTEPIQVDEFYGCDTNSIITVGGISFCF; this comes from the exons ATGAAAACCTTC ATCATCTTTGCTGCTCTGCTGGGAACTCTCCTTGCTAATGAT AATGTCGATGTGAATAACTCAGGGAATGATGGTGGCAATGTGCATCAGACTGTGAACATTAACAACCAAGACAGGATAGCCACCATCAACTCCCTGGATGGCTGGAACTCTTGGGATTGCGTTGGTGACTATGGACAG ggtgttTTTGCCACAAGACTGTATGGAAAGAAAGTATGCGTAGTGACAAAGATGGATAAGACCAAGTTCCCCAGTCTGGAAACCATTAAAGCAGCACCCCAACAAAGCCGG GTTGGTGCCACCTCAAGTCCTTTCAAGTATTCCCTTCAGCATCCAGTTCCCATTGCCAACATTGGAATATATGGTGTGCATATTGAAGCTCTGTGCCGAGGCATCCCATCATACACTACTGAGCCAATCCAAG TGGATGAGTTTTATGGATGTGACACAAACAGCATCATCACAGTTGGAGGAATCAGCTTCTGCTTTTAG
- the LOC140324737 gene encoding gastrokine-1-like isoform X2 produces the protein MKALILLAAIIGVSFATDNVAVNNQGNDGGNVHQTVNINNQDQTANINQYNGFHSWNSIWDYQRGYFAARLLSSRACVVSRINRNVVPSLEQLSKATQEKQNPHAPPPRSLTYTVSQTRVKNMAQYGKQIEALCKGIPTFYAQEQQGAGLFVNLHGCTDLGILRFLGISLCGNIGC, from the exons ATGAAGGCTTTG ATCCTGCTCGCTGCCATTATTGGCGTGTCCTTTGCAACTGAT aaTGTTGCTGTCAACAACCAGGGCAATGATGGAGGCAACGTACATCAGACCGTGAACATTAACAACCAAGACCAAACCGCTAATATTAACCAATACAATGGCTTTCACTCCTGGAACTCCATCTGGGACTACCAAAGG GGATATTTTGCTGCCCGTCTTCTGTCCAGCAGAGCCTGCGTGGTCAGCCGGATTAACAGGAATGTGGTACCTAGCTTGGAACAGCTGAGCAAAGCTACCCAGGAGAAACAG aacCCCCACGCCCCTCCTCCACGATCTCTGACCTACACAGTCTCCCAGACCCGTGTGAAGAACATGGCCCAATATGGCAAGCAGATTGAAGCTCTCTGCAAGGGTATACCAACTTTCTATGCCCAGGAACAGCAAG GTGCTGGTCTGTTTGTGAATCTCCATGGCTGCACTGACCTCGGCATTCTCAGATTTTTGGGCATCTCTCTGTGTGGCAATATTGGATGTTAG
- the LOC140324734 gene encoding gastrokine-1-like isoform X1 → MKLLVAAVFGVLLTLSLANDNVDVNNSGNDGGSVNQQVNINNQDRTANINQFNGWNSWDSICDYGNGYAATRLYKKKICVINKMKPNFPSLAQLKAISENKAPPTTELTTYTINQKPIVNIEEFGSHIEALCKGIPAYTAIELPQAEEGFALCHTNSMITILGISFCF, encoded by the exons ATGAAACTCTTG GTTGCTGCCGTTTTTGGAGTCCTCCTGACTCTGTCACTAGCCAATGAC AATGTCGATGTCAACAATTCCGGTAACGATGGAGGCAGTGTGAACCAGCAAGTCAACATTAACAACCAGGACAGAACTGCCAATATCAATCAGTTCAATGGCTGGAACTCCTGGGATTCCATCTGTGACTATGGAAAT GGATATGCTGCAACCAgactgtacaaaaagaaaatctgtgtcATCAACAAGATGAAGCCAAACTTCCCCAGTCTGGCCCAGCTGAAGGCTATTTCcgaaaataag GCTCCACCAACCACCGAGCTGACAACATACACAATCAACCAGAAACCAATTGTTAACATTGAAGAGTTTGGAAGTCACATTGAAGCTCTTTGCAAAGGCATACCAGCCTACACTGCCATTGAGTTGCCTC AAGCCGAAGAAGGGTTCGCTCTCTGCCACACCAACAGCATGATCACAATTTTGGGAATCAGCTTCTGTTTTTAA
- the LOC140324737 gene encoding gastrokine-1-like isoform X1, whose protein sequence is MKALILLAAIIGVSFATDNVAVNNQGNDGGNVHQTVNINNQDQTANINQYNGFHSWNSIWDYQRGYFAARLLSSRACVVSRINRNVVPSLEQLSKATQEKQNPHAPPPRSLTYTVSQTRVKNMAQYGKQIEALCKGIPTFYAQEQQDPEFYGTGCSTNGIVNILGITICGGPVNCVEQL, encoded by the exons ATGAAGGCTTTG ATCCTGCTCGCTGCCATTATTGGCGTGTCCTTTGCAACTGAT aaTGTTGCTGTCAACAACCAGGGCAATGATGGAGGCAACGTACATCAGACCGTGAACATTAACAACCAAGACCAAACCGCTAATATTAACCAATACAATGGCTTTCACTCCTGGAACTCCATCTGGGACTACCAAAGG GGATATTTTGCTGCCCGTCTTCTGTCCAGCAGAGCCTGCGTGGTCAGCCGGATTAACAGGAATGTGGTACCTAGCTTGGAACAGCTGAGCAAAGCTACCCAGGAGAAACAG aacCCCCACGCCCCTCCTCCACGATCTCTGACCTACACAGTCTCCCAGACCCGTGTGAAGAACATGGCCCAATATGGCAAGCAGATTGAAGCTCTCTGCAAGGGTATACCAACTTTCTATGCCCAGGAACAGCAAG ATCCAGAATTCTATGGAACAGGATGCTCCACTAATGGAATCGTCAATATTCTGGGCATCACTATTTGTGGGGGTCCCGTCAACTGTGTGGAGCAACTATAA